A window of Mangifera indica cultivar Alphonso chromosome 11, CATAS_Mindica_2.1, whole genome shotgun sequence contains these coding sequences:
- the LOC123228634 gene encoding zinc-finger homeodomain protein 5-like has protein sequence MIMELREENEGRTPGLERRREGNTNGTVVNSLSQTLDQLQRQPSLGSGGRSPNPDRVTVSSSTIAPISKIGSVRYRECLKNHAASVGGSIFDGCGEFMPSGEEGTLEALKCVACDCHRNFHRKEVDGETQFSGNCSRRTIMLNPLQLPPPLPSPSMLHPQKYSIGMHTSPPSVIVAPMNVAYGGLSGGTESSSEDLHVFQSNAHEGVQPPPPPPFVLSKKRHRTKFTQEQKDKMLEFAEKVGWRFQRQDDEEVQKFCAEVGVKRQVFKVWMHNNKNNVKKQQPEPV, from the coding sequence ATGATAATGGAATTAAGAGAAGAGAATGAAGGAAGAACGCCAGGcttagaaagaagaagagaagggaACACTAATGGAACTGTTGTGAACAGTTTGAGTCAAACCCTAGATCAGTTACAACGACAGCCATCGCTTGGCTCAGGAGGAAGATCTCCAAACCCAGATCGAGTTACTGTTAGCAGTTCAACAATTGCACCGATCTCCAAAATAGGTAGTGTAAGGTATCGAGAATGCCTTAAGAACCACGCAGCCAGTGTTGGTGGCAGCATTTTCGATGGGTGCGGTGAGTTCATGCCCAGTGGCGAAGAAGGGACCCTAGAAGCCTTGAAATGTGTGGCTTGTGACTGCCACCGAAACTTTCACCGGAAAGAGGTGGACGGAGAGACCCAATTCAGTGGCAATTGTAGTAGAAGAACCATAATGCTTAACCCACTTCAACTGCCCCCGCCATTGCCATCTCCATCGATGCTGCATCCTCAGAAATATTCAATAGGCATGCATACTAGTCCACCGAGTGTAATTGTTGCACCGATGAATGTGGCTTATGGAGGTCTTAGTGGGGGCACTGAATCTTCCAGTGAAGATCTTCATGTGTTTCAGTCAAATGCCCACGAAGGAGTTCAACCACCGCCACCTCCTCCTTTTGTTTTGTCCAAGAAGAGGCACCGGACAAAATTTACGCAGGAGCAGAAAGATAAGATGCTGGAATTCGCTGAGAAAGTTGGATGGAGGTTCCAGAGGCAAGACGATGAGGAAGTTCAGAAATTTTGCGCTGAGGTTGGTGTGAAGAGGCAGGTTTTCAAGGTCTGGATGCACAATAACAAGAATAATGTGAAGAAGCAACAACCAGAACCAGTGTAA
- the LOC123230059 gene encoding long-chain-fatty-acid--AMP ligase FadD26-like, translating to MNYENYDPSFPDQPVVDLYLPLWAKLPAFRSKPAFIWATGDSANEGKVSLTLTYAQLNESVQTISSQLLLPLQRGDTVVVLCPPGLQLVEVIFGCQRAGLLSIPIFPPHPSFADENYHHLVRVLSQTKPKAAIAHPGYIASVGEYISSSSNNKNLALMLRNIRWISTDDITAKRADSNVGSLLYAGCEPDEVYLIQYTSGSTGIPKPVLVTAGSAAHNVRTARKAYDLHPNSVIVSWLPQYHDCGLMFLLLTIVSGATCVLTSPNAFLRQPRLWLELITEFKATCTPVPSFTLPLVVKRGGVDKGSSRINLWSMKNLIIINEPIYKKSVEEFVHSFKDFGLNPSSISPSYGLAENCTFVSTAWKNNNNSDNTFQNLPTHKQLLPTARLASSHEEDEDITIVVVNENTHEPVEDGVEGEIWVSSPSNASGYLGHPFLTREIFQARLGNMASKCFVRTGDRGIVKGEERFLFVTGRCSDVIKLANSEEIHPHYIETAAYTACPKYLRGGCLAAFKISRTIALVAEMHRSEKDIRVLRMICEKMKLSVFKEEGLEVGMVFLVKSGDVPKTTSGKIQRWAAKNKLMKGQMSIVMEMGLDNVSATTEASQRKGRGLIGNGEDEEVFVSSVNYQTRPFLLSQL from the coding sequence atgaactaCGAAAATTATGATCCTTCTTTCCCTGATCAGCCTGTTGTGGATCTCTACCTCCCTCTTTGGGCTAAGCTGCCAGCCTTCCGCTCCAAGCCAGCTTTCATTTGGGCTACTGGTGACTCCGCCAATGAAGGCAAGGTTTCACTGACACTCACCTATGCTCAACTCAATGAGTCAGTGCAGACTATTTCTTCTCAACTGTTGCTTCCATTGCAGAGAGGTGATACTGTTGTTGTTTTGTGCCCACCGGGGCTTCAGCTTGTTGAGGTCATCTTTGGTTGCCAAAGAGCGGGCCTTTTGAGCATACCAATATTTCCGCCTCACCCTTCTTTTGCTGATGAAAATTATCACCATCTTGTCAGAGTTCTGTCGCAGACAAAGCCTAAAGCTGCAATAGCTCACCCGGGTTACATTGCAAGTGTTGGAGAATACATTTCTTCGTCCTCTAACAATAAGAATCTTGCACTTATGTTGCGAAACATAAGGTGGATTTCTACAGATGATATCACAGCTAAAAGGGCTGATTCAAATGTGGGCTCTTTGCTGTATGCTGGGTGCGAACCAGATGAAGTGTATTTGATTCAATACACTTCAGGCTCAACTGGGATCCCAAAGCCGGTGCTTGTGACCGCAGGCTCTGCTGCTCACAATGTTAGAACAGCTAGAAAGGCTTATGATCTTCACCCCAATAGTGTTATTGTCTCTTGGTTGCCTCAGTACCATGATTGTGGCCTCATGTTTCTGCTACTGACTATTGTATCAGGTGCAACATGTGTGCTAACATCACCTAATGCATTTCTTAGGCAGCCAAGGCTATGGCTGGAGCTTATTACGGAGTTCAAAGCTACTTGCACTCCTGTTCCATCATTTACATTGCCACTAGTTGTGAAGCGAGGTGGCGTTGATAAAGGGTCTTCACGAATAAACCTATGGAGTATGAAGAACCTGATCATCATTAATGAGCCTATTTACAAGAAATCGGTAGAAGAATTCGTTCATTCGTTCAAAGACTTTGGACTTAATCCATCGTCTATCTCTCCATCTTACGGCTTAGCAGAGAACTGCACTTTTGTTTCAACTGCCTGGAAGAACAACAACAACTCAGATAATACTTTCCAAAACCTCCCCACTCATAAACAACTCTTACCTACTGCAAGACTTGCTTCGAGCCATGAAGAAGACGAGGACATAACAATTGTAGTGGTAAATGAAAACACACATGAGCCTGTTGAGGATGGAGTTGAAGGTGAGATTTGGGTTTCATCTCCAAGCAATGCCTCCGGCTATCTCGGCCATCCCTTCTTAACTCGCGAGATATTTCAAGCAAGGCTGGGCAACATGGCGAGCAAGTGCTTTGTTCGCACTGGAGATAGAGGAATCGTCAAGGGAGAAGAAAGATTCCTCTTTGTGACAGGTCGATGTTCAGATGTTATAAAGCTTGCAAACAGCGAAGAAATTCACCCTCATTACATCGAGACAGCTGCTTATACTGCTTGCCCAAAGTACCTCAGAGGAGGCTGCCTTGCTGCATTCAAGATTTCAAGAACAATAGCTCTGGTTGCTGAGATGCATAGAAGTGAGAAAGATATCAGGGTGTTGAGGATGATCTGCGAGAAGATGAAGCTGAGTGTTTTCAAAGAAGAGGGGCTTGAAGTAGGGATGGTGTTTCTGGTAAAGAGTGGAGACGTTCCAAAGACAACTTCAGGTAAAATACAAAGATGGGCAGCCAAGAATAAGCTTATGAAAGGTCAAATGAGTATAGTAATGGAGATGGGACTGGACAATGTGTCAGCCACAACTGAAGCAAGTCAAAGGAAAGGAAGAGGCCTGATAGGTAACGGTGAAGATGAAGAGGTTTTTGTTTCCTCCGTAAACTATCAAACGCGTCCCTTCTTGCTCTCTCAATTGTGA